Proteins from a genomic interval of Mycobacterium paragordonae:
- a CDS encoding type IV secretory system conjugative DNA transfer family protein, which yields MGPRPIAPYCGFVRGDDDRLVLADAPAHVLVSAPTETGKTTGVLAPAAVLWGGPAVCVSSKDDLMWLVGQRRWGPKQVIDLRPDYSPLYPGDVEARSFDPTALITTADQAVTAANTMMQMSAVGLGSGVDQVSDGGVWEANTEAPLAAMLYAASPCGNGKGIEWVLLAVDNVRQDDNHPDAPGWHSAARRVADQPLFRNALLRTLDMDPKQRDSIALTMRKAVTPWMRLGLRGITAATFDESFLCQPDATLYILTSPEGAIAGAAVTLLEHLVRSWRGKTARKEMLHRLLILIDEAANVAPMPALRRHVSEGRGLGVNLLLSVQASSQFDTVYGTSYARELRDTFPAALIMYGAAEMDMLQRAEQWSRQTTRRQETFDQASGSKTLSSHLSSSLDYRRLLPSNQGYARLLRRGTAGVITELPDWGTFVERYDGAVKRLLCQPELREREPKSLWEWVAQRHRRATAAMGR from the coding sequence ATGGGCCCGCGGCCCATCGCCCCGTATTGCGGCTTTGTCCGCGGCGATGACGACCGGCTGGTGCTGGCCGACGCACCCGCACACGTGCTGGTCTCAGCCCCCACCGAGACGGGCAAGACGACCGGAGTCCTGGCGCCGGCGGCGGTGCTGTGGGGCGGGCCCGCGGTGTGCGTGTCATCAAAAGATGACCTCATGTGGCTTGTCGGGCAACGCCGTTGGGGACCAAAGCAAGTCATCGATCTGCGGCCCGACTATTCACCGTTGTACCCCGGCGACGTCGAGGCCCGCTCGTTCGATCCGACCGCACTGATCACTACTGCGGATCAAGCTGTCACCGCGGCCAACACGATGATGCAGATGTCGGCGGTAGGACTGGGATCGGGCGTCGATCAGGTCTCCGATGGGGGGGTGTGGGAGGCCAATACGGAAGCACCCCTGGCCGCGATGCTGTACGCCGCATCACCATGCGGAAACGGCAAGGGGATCGAGTGGGTACTGCTGGCGGTCGACAACGTCCGCCAGGATGACAACCACCCCGATGCACCCGGCTGGCATAGCGCCGCACGGCGCGTGGCCGACCAGCCGCTGTTTCGCAATGCGCTGCTGCGGACACTGGACATGGACCCCAAACAGCGCGACAGCATCGCCTTGACCATGCGCAAGGCCGTGACCCCGTGGATGAGGTTGGGGCTGCGCGGAATAACCGCTGCCACCTTCGACGAGTCGTTTCTGTGTCAACCGGATGCGACCCTGTACATCCTGACTTCCCCCGAAGGCGCCATCGCCGGGGCGGCGGTGACCCTGCTGGAGCACCTGGTGCGCAGCTGGCGCGGCAAGACGGCCCGCAAGGAAATGCTGCACCGCCTACTGATCCTCATCGACGAGGCCGCGAACGTCGCACCCATGCCGGCCCTGCGTCGCCACGTCTCCGAGGGCCGCGGCCTGGGAGTCAATCTGCTGCTGTCGGTGCAGGCATCGAGCCAATTCGACACCGTGTACGGAACCAGCTACGCGCGCGAGCTACGCGACACTTTCCCCGCCGCGCTGATCATGTACGGGGCCGCGGAGATGGACATGCTGCAACGGGCCGAGCAGTGGTCGCGGCAAACCACGCGCCGCCAGGAGACCTTCGATCAGGCCAGCGGTTCCAAGACGTTGTCATCGCATCTGAGCAGCAGCCTGGACTACCGGCGCCTGCTGCCGTCAAACCAGGGATACGCGCGGCTGCTGCGGCGGGGAACGGCCGGCGTGATCACCGAGCTACCGGACTGGGGAACCTTCGTGGAGCGCTACGACGGCGCGGTCAAGAGGCTGCTGTGCCAACCGGAGCTTCGAGAGCGCGAGCCAAAGAGCCTGTGGGAATGGGTCGCTCAACGGCATCGCCGGGCAACGGCAGCGATGGGCCGTTGA
- a CDS encoding DUF932 domain-containing protein — protein MAHELDITGGIASFANSRSDHWHRLGQTVGHTMTAREALDAAHLAGWNVRKMALQVPQEPVIDESGVTAPEPLAVPDFYATVRTNPINGRLDVLGVVGSKYEPVQNEASCDLLDALVDESGAHFETAGALRGGRETFVTMKLPEAIVFDGRDGTQDRTELYLAALNSHDGSSKFTFLITPIRIVCANTQSAALRDAKASWGIRHTGGARAAILEARKALKLTWRYAQAFEAEAAALYAREMDTDQVRDFAHQLFEVDAASSTATRRHRRERAGGIVKLWTFSPTLTPIAGTRWAAYNAVTEYLDHHVPVRGARTSSDAATARALRNIASAASTSSLKAQGFRMLQTL, from the coding sequence ATGGCACACGAACTCGACATCACCGGCGGCATCGCATCCTTCGCCAACTCACGCAGCGACCACTGGCACCGGCTGGGCCAAACCGTCGGCCACACTATGACCGCACGCGAAGCCCTCGACGCCGCCCACCTGGCCGGCTGGAACGTCCGCAAGATGGCCTTGCAGGTGCCCCAGGAGCCCGTCATCGACGAAAGCGGCGTCACCGCACCCGAACCCCTGGCGGTGCCCGATTTCTACGCCACCGTGCGCACCAACCCCATCAACGGGCGCCTGGATGTCCTCGGCGTGGTGGGCAGCAAGTACGAGCCCGTCCAAAACGAGGCGTCGTGTGATTTGCTCGACGCCCTCGTCGACGAAAGCGGGGCGCACTTCGAGACCGCCGGAGCGTTGCGCGGCGGGCGGGAAACCTTCGTCACCATGAAGCTGCCCGAGGCGATCGTGTTCGACGGCCGCGACGGCACCCAAGACCGCACCGAGCTCTATCTGGCGGCGTTGAATTCCCACGACGGGTCCTCGAAGTTCACCTTCCTCATCACCCCGATCCGGATCGTGTGCGCCAACACCCAATCGGCGGCGTTGCGGGATGCCAAGGCCAGCTGGGGAATCCGGCACACCGGAGGGGCCCGGGCGGCCATCTTGGAGGCCCGTAAGGCGCTGAAACTGACCTGGCGCTACGCCCAGGCGTTCGAGGCTGAAGCGGCAGCGCTGTATGCCCGCGAGATGGACACCGATCAGGTCCGCGACTTCGCTCACCAGTTGTTCGAGGTCGACGCCGCCAGCAGCACCGCGACCCGCCGGCACCGCCGCGAACGGGCGGGCGGCATCGTGAAGCTGTGGACGTTCTCGCCGACCCTCACCCCGATCGCCGGAACCCGGTGGGCGGCCTACAACGCCGTCACCGAATACCTCGATCATCACGTCCCGGTCCGAGGTGCCCGCACCAGCAGTGACGCGGCCACCGCCCGCGCGCTGCGCAACATCGCCAGCGCCGCCAGCACCAGTTCGCTCAAAGCCCAAGGCTTCCGGATGCTGCAGACGCTCTAA
- a CDS encoding TIGR04255 family protein, whose amino-acid sequence MATAEALPSFKLPPVIEVAVGIHFLQLPGLDTVALVRLVDRWRERFPKVQEQVALPPLGPANFMFQFGNSVAPIRLWVLTEDESLLIQVQHDRLLINWRKQQGDNPYPRYDVLRAELSTIWSDFERYIEGAGFGVLRPSAAEVTFFNRVPVAGASDVPRVIDALSTTFTLDGHVATRLQMERQLSEMDGQPFGRQTISLGYPADENALQLEINSIVAIDAELSSVDVFAALDVAHREGVMMFDHVTTEGMHIEWGKTDASN is encoded by the coding sequence GTGGCCACTGCAGAAGCTCTCCCCTCGTTCAAACTGCCTCCGGTGATCGAGGTGGCCGTGGGCATCCACTTTCTGCAGTTGCCTGGTCTTGACACCGTGGCGTTGGTCCGCCTGGTCGACAGATGGCGAGAACGTTTCCCAAAAGTTCAGGAACAGGTAGCTCTGCCACCACTAGGGCCGGCGAACTTCATGTTCCAATTCGGAAACTCGGTCGCACCGATTCGGCTGTGGGTTTTGACCGAGGACGAGTCACTACTCATTCAGGTGCAACACGACCGCCTGCTCATCAATTGGCGTAAGCAACAAGGTGACAACCCGTATCCGCGCTATGACGTGTTACGCGCTGAGTTGTCGACGATCTGGAGTGACTTCGAGCGTTACATAGAAGGTGCAGGGTTTGGCGTTCTTCGGCCAAGTGCCGCAGAGGTGACCTTCTTCAATCGGGTACCGGTAGCCGGCGCATCTGATGTACCTCGGGTGATTGATGCGCTCTCAACCACCTTCACTCTCGACGGTCATGTCGCAACAAGGCTTCAGATGGAGCGCCAACTCAGCGAGATGGACGGCCAACCGTTTGGGCGGCAGACAATCTCGCTCGGTTACCCTGCTGACGAGAATGCGCTGCAACTTGAGATCAACTCGATAGTCGCGATAGACGCCGAACTCTCTTCAGTGGACGTTTTCGCCGCCCTTGATGTTGCACATAGAGAAGGCGTAATGATGTTTGATCACGTCACAACGGAGGGCATGCACATCGAATGGGGGAAGACCGATGCCAGTAATTGA
- the mobF gene encoding MobF family relaxase, with translation MGLHKLTAGDGYMYLIRQVAASDATDRGRPSLADYYSAKGETPGVWMGRGLAALGKPVSRDASDPLVARYWGVEHGSQVSEDQMKALFGEGLHPNADQITRHLTGLGVGKAGALAATRLGRPFPISSKDNRFSIRVRQAYRDYNIAAAADPKAGLDPELRARIRTAVGKELFAETYSRPPADDRELSGFIARQSRPATTAVAGYDLTFTPVKSVSALWAVAPAPIARTLEDCHHQAVAETLAFLEDNAAFSRMGAHGVAQVNTTGLIAAAFDHRDSRAGDPNLHTHLVISNKVQVIGADAVPRWLALDGTPLHHATVAASEFYNTRIESLLIDKLGVRFAARAATRGKRPVREIDGIPEELLDAYSSRSTAIDHRVGQLAKRFHTAHGREPTAVEMLALSQQATLETRQAKHEPRSRGEQRHTWRGQAIGVLGGQRAVTDMIADVTSRDPPVRAQITTQWISTQAAQVIDNVAQTRATWTVNHVRAEAQRQLRYAHHPGGPELVNRIVATAVGEHSIALTSHVDTEKNEPAVLRRIDGASVYTRHDSTVYTSTDVMAAERRILAAATLRDGRTVDDDSIGLALLEAHANTGLALNDGQTALVKEMATSGARVQLALAPAGSGKTTAMAALAAAWRNSGGTVIGLAPTAGAAEVLAEDLGAATDTIAKLVQLTGTRSEPHGPDDDPARQWFDTISADTLLVVDEAGMASTFDLDTAISHALARGASVRLVGDDQQLASISAGGILRDLADRHNAVTLNTVVRFTHPETGNAEAAASLAIRAGDPAGIGFYIDHHRVHVGADDTAADLAYAAWAADRAAGRDSILLAPTHEIVAQLNERARLDRLAGTHDTTSAATVTLADGLTASAGDCIATRKNARYLVTDSNGSWVKNGHRWTIRTVHDDGSLTVVPLRGHATPVRLPARYVRTYTTLGYASTINAAQGMTAGGRDIEGTCHTVINDRLSRQLLYVALTRGRTENHLYGSTSEADPHRILAPKATYPPTAVDVLSTILGRDGAQRSAHSAAAADADPFTRLHRAAAVYTDALTAAAEQHAGPTIMSSIDTAATAVRGDLTDAQAWPGLRRNLALLAIDGHDPVAALHQAAATPLGDPHDPAAVLEWRLPTPPGTAAERVGPLRWLPAVPDALTTHPTWGPYLTARAKLVADLANQIRDTARHWTPDTAPTWARPLLNHRAPLMAEIAVFRAAHDVDTADTRITGPEQHPNRSAAVQHLIHTRLDASLTRAEDTAGRWRQLADRTNPHLARDPFWPRLATHLDEAARAGADIPTLLHNAIDAGGPLPDEMPAAALWWRLAGTLAPPSLERPDTKLRPAWTDELHHLLGTRIAEAVLTDPAWPALVAAVTASDWAPADLLAAATEHLHDIAATTPLRPDEYARLLTYRIELLTHRAATIDPDIPHPAEDLHPPPPGEQLDLFTPAVPHPADTLDEPPPDPYDYPYGFAEDDLAGLDVNDLPTQRPPTTARVDDIDIPALRARRHAAHQHAQALAQDILRGGGPAERGAADELAELRRLQHHQRPHQHALAHAHKLWVHAEDTAELHHQLLSQLDAAITAAHQRGDTAAAHRYQQHHHDITHQTPRITTAVDTARQRLDTARSALLGTAGGAEGIVTDRHIHTLRTQALHADTQALTAARRHARDLDNQLARAENIAARSFADNPAHTYDLAAELPQLRDEIDYLTTASAASPAALYHPPATALAGLDEPHRHTVTALTSSIHTVQPLHIHPGADKAGLLGALAATAHHHNHRVLALPASPTALDHATTHRYADTAAAPEQAQAHIENQRWKLPPGTLLIVDDADHLPPDQLRRLTHTAATANTKLILITTPENHRQPTHTLLDVLADNLPHTQHIGTPTAPTQPRTAIARAEHHLATTNNSSGARTQAAELLTRRNELLEHLRDVDSTQVQLDAITRRQQSRDRDNALTPVSLVTTVP, from the coding sequence ATGGGCTTGCACAAGTTGACCGCCGGAGACGGGTACATGTACCTGATCCGCCAGGTCGCGGCCTCGGATGCCACCGATCGGGGCAGGCCGAGCCTGGCCGATTACTACAGCGCCAAAGGTGAAACCCCGGGTGTGTGGATGGGCCGCGGCCTGGCGGCGCTGGGCAAGCCGGTCTCGCGTGACGCCTCCGATCCCCTGGTCGCCCGGTATTGGGGAGTGGAGCACGGCTCACAGGTCAGCGAGGACCAGATGAAGGCGTTGTTCGGGGAAGGCTTGCACCCCAACGCCGATCAGATCACCCGCCATCTGACCGGGCTCGGGGTAGGAAAGGCGGGCGCGCTGGCGGCGACACGGCTGGGTCGCCCATTCCCGATCAGCAGCAAGGACAACCGGTTCAGCATCCGTGTGCGGCAGGCCTACCGCGACTACAACATCGCCGCCGCTGCCGACCCGAAAGCCGGCCTGGACCCGGAGCTCCGCGCCCGCATCCGCACCGCGGTAGGGAAGGAACTATTCGCTGAAACCTACAGTCGGCCACCAGCTGACGACCGCGAACTGTCGGGATTCATCGCCCGCCAGTCGCGGCCCGCGACCACCGCCGTGGCCGGCTACGACCTCACCTTCACCCCGGTCAAATCGGTGTCAGCGTTATGGGCGGTAGCCCCGGCGCCGATCGCACGCACCCTCGAGGACTGCCACCACCAAGCGGTCGCCGAAACCCTGGCCTTCCTGGAAGACAATGCGGCGTTCTCGCGCATGGGAGCCCACGGTGTCGCCCAGGTCAACACCACCGGATTGATCGCAGCGGCATTCGATCACCGCGACTCCCGCGCCGGGGACCCCAACCTGCACACCCACCTCGTCATCAGCAACAAAGTGCAAGTCATCGGCGCCGACGCAGTACCCCGCTGGCTGGCCCTGGACGGCACCCCGCTGCACCACGCCACGGTGGCCGCCTCCGAGTTCTACAACACCCGCATCGAGTCCCTACTTATCGACAAACTGGGCGTCCGGTTTGCGGCCAGAGCGGCCACACGCGGCAAGCGCCCGGTGCGTGAAATCGACGGAATCCCCGAGGAACTCCTCGATGCGTACTCCTCGCGCAGCACCGCGATCGACCACCGAGTCGGGCAGCTGGCCAAACGATTCCACACCGCCCACGGCCGCGAACCGACCGCCGTGGAGATGCTCGCACTGTCCCAGCAGGCAACCCTGGAAACCCGGCAAGCCAAACACGAACCGCGCTCACGAGGCGAGCAACGCCACACCTGGCGCGGCCAAGCGATCGGCGTCCTCGGTGGCCAGCGCGCCGTGACCGACATGATCGCCGACGTCACCAGCCGCGACCCGCCGGTGCGGGCCCAGATCACCACGCAATGGATCAGCACCCAAGCCGCCCAGGTCATCGACAACGTCGCCCAAACCCGCGCCACGTGGACGGTCAACCACGTCCGCGCCGAAGCCCAACGCCAACTGCGCTACGCGCACCACCCTGGCGGTCCCGAACTGGTCAACCGCATCGTGGCCACCGCCGTGGGCGAGCACAGTATCGCGCTGACCAGCCACGTCGACACCGAGAAAAACGAGCCCGCCGTCCTGCGCCGCATCGACGGTGCCAGCGTCTACACCCGCCACGACTCCACCGTCTACACCAGCACCGACGTCATGGCCGCCGAGCGGCGCATCCTGGCCGCCGCCACGCTGCGCGACGGCCGCACCGTCGACGACGACAGCATCGGGCTGGCGCTGCTGGAGGCCCACGCCAACACCGGTCTGGCGCTCAACGACGGACAAACCGCACTGGTCAAGGAGATGGCCACCTCCGGTGCCCGCGTGCAGCTCGCACTGGCCCCCGCGGGCAGCGGCAAGACCACCGCCATGGCCGCCCTGGCAGCGGCCTGGCGCAACAGCGGCGGCACCGTGATCGGGCTGGCCCCCACCGCCGGGGCGGCCGAAGTCTTGGCCGAAGACCTCGGCGCAGCCACCGACACCATCGCCAAACTCGTCCAGCTCACCGGCACCCGCAGCGAACCGCACGGCCCCGACGACGACCCCGCCCGACAATGGTTCGACACCATCAGCGCAGACACCCTGCTCGTCGTCGACGAAGCCGGCATGGCCTCCACCTTCGACCTGGACACCGCCATCTCCCACGCACTGGCACGCGGTGCCAGCGTGCGCCTGGTCGGTGACGACCAGCAACTGGCATCCATCTCCGCCGGCGGCATCCTGCGCGACCTCGCCGACCGCCACAACGCGGTCACCCTGAACACCGTCGTGCGCTTCACCCACCCCGAAACCGGCAACGCCGAAGCCGCCGCCAGCCTGGCCATCCGCGCCGGAGACCCCGCCGGTATCGGCTTCTACATCGACCACCACCGCGTCCATGTCGGAGCCGACGACACCGCCGCCGACCTGGCTTATGCGGCGTGGGCAGCCGACCGCGCCGCAGGCCGCGACTCCATCCTGTTGGCCCCCACTCACGAGATCGTCGCCCAACTCAACGAACGCGCCCGGCTGGACCGACTCGCCGGCACCCACGACACCACCTCAGCGGCCACCGTGACCCTGGCCGACGGGCTGACCGCTTCGGCCGGCGACTGCATCGCCACCCGCAAAAACGCCCGCTACCTCGTCACCGACAGCAACGGCAGCTGGGTCAAAAACGGCCACCGCTGGACCATCCGCACCGTCCACGACGACGGCTCGCTGACCGTGGTGCCGCTGCGCGGACACGCCACACCGGTGCGCCTGCCCGCCCGCTACGTGCGCACCTACACCACCCTCGGATACGCCAGCACCATCAACGCCGCCCAAGGCATGACCGCCGGCGGCCGCGACATCGAAGGCACCTGTCACACCGTCATCAACGACCGGCTCTCCCGCCAACTGCTCTACGTCGCACTGACCCGCGGGCGCACCGAAAACCACCTGTACGGCTCCACCTCGGAAGCCGACCCGCACCGCATCCTCGCGCCCAAAGCCACCTACCCGCCGACCGCCGTCGACGTCCTGTCCACCATCCTTGGCCGTGACGGCGCGCAACGATCGGCCCACAGCGCCGCCGCCGCCGACGCCGACCCCTTCACCCGACTGCACCGCGCCGCCGCCGTGTACACCGACGCACTCACCGCAGCCGCCGAACAACACGCCGGACCCACCATCATGTCCAGCATCGACACCGCCGCCACCGCCGTGCGCGGCGACCTCACCGACGCCCAAGCCTGGCCCGGGCTACGCCGCAATCTGGCCCTGCTCGCCATCGACGGCCACGACCCCGTCGCCGCCCTGCACCAGGCCGCAGCCACACCCCTAGGCGACCCGCACGACCCCGCCGCAGTCCTGGAATGGCGCCTGCCCACCCCACCGGGAACCGCCGCCGAACGAGTCGGGCCCCTGCGCTGGCTGCCCGCCGTCCCCGACGCACTCACCACCCACCCCACCTGGGGCCCCTACCTCACCGCACGCGCCAAACTCGTCGCCGACCTCGCCAACCAGATCCGCGACACCGCCCGCCACTGGACACCCGACACCGCACCCACCTGGGCCCGCCCACTGCTGAACCACCGGGCCCCACTCATGGCCGAAATCGCCGTCTTCCGCGCCGCCCACGACGTCGACACCGCCGACACCCGCATCACCGGACCCGAACAACACCCCAACCGCTCCGCCGCCGTCCAACACCTCATCCACACCCGCCTGGACGCCAGCCTCACCCGCGCCGAGGACACCGCCGGCCGCTGGCGCCAACTCGCCGACCGCACCAACCCGCACCTGGCCCGCGACCCCTTCTGGCCCCGGTTAGCCACCCACCTCGACGAAGCCGCACGCGCCGGCGCTGACATCCCCACCCTGCTGCACAACGCCATCGACGCCGGTGGCCCACTGCCCGACGAAATGCCCGCCGCCGCCCTCTGGTGGCGCCTCGCTGGCACCCTCGCACCGCCCTCCTTGGAGCGCCCCGACACCAAACTGCGGCCCGCCTGGACCGACGAGCTCCACCACCTACTAGGCACCCGAATCGCCGAAGCCGTCCTCACCGACCCGGCCTGGCCCGCGCTCGTCGCCGCCGTCACCGCTTCGGACTGGGCACCCGCGGACCTACTTGCCGCCGCCACCGAACACCTGCACGACATCGCCGCCACCACACCCCTGCGCCCCGACGAATACGCCCGCCTACTCACCTACCGCATCGAGTTGCTCACCCACCGCGCCGCCACCATCGACCCCGACATCCCGCACCCCGCAGAAGACCTCCACCCACCCCCACCCGGCGAACAACTCGACCTGTTCACCCCCGCGGTCCCGCACCCCGCCGACACCCTCGACGAACCACCCCCAGACCCCTACGACTACCCCTACGGCTTCGCCGAAGACGACCTCGCCGGCCTCGACGTCAACGACCTGCCCACCCAGCGGCCCCCCACCACCGCGCGCGTCGACGACATCGACATCCCCGCCCTACGCGCCCGCCGCCACGCCGCCCACCAACACGCCCAAGCTCTCGCCCAAGACATCCTGCGCGGCGGCGGACCTGCCGAACGCGGCGCTGCTGACGAACTCGCCGAACTGCGGCGCCTCCAACACCACCAGCGGCCCCACCAACACGCCCTCGCCCACGCCCACAAACTCTGGGTCCACGCCGAAGACACCGCAGAACTGCACCACCAACTGCTCAGCCAGCTCGACGCCGCCATCACCGCCGCACACCAACGCGGCGACACCGCAGCCGCACACCGCTACCAACAACACCACCACGACATCACCCACCAAACCCCCCGCATCACCACCGCAGTCGACACAGCGCGCCAACGCCTCGACACCGCCCGTAGCGCACTGCTCGGCACCGCCGGCGGCGCCGAGGGCATCGTCACCGACCGCCACATCCACACCCTGCGCACCCAAGCCCTCCACGCCGACACCCAAGCCCTCACCGCGGCCCGCCGGCACGCCCGCGACCTCGACAACCAACTCGCCCGCGCCGAAAACATCGCCGCCCGCTCCTTCGCCGACAACCCCGCCCACACCTACGATCTGGCCGCCGAACTGCCCCAACTACGCGACGAAATCGACTACCTCACCACCGCCAGCGCCGCCAGCCCCGCCGCCCTCTACCACCCACCGGCCACCGCGCTCGCCGGCCTCGACGAACCCCACCGCCACACCGTCACCGCGCTGACCAGCAGCATCCACACCGTCCAACCGCTCCACATCCACCCCGGCGCCGACAAAGCCGGCCTGCTCGGCGCACTCGCCGCCACCGCACACCACCACAACCACCGCGTCCTGGCCCTACCCGCCAGCCCCACCGCCCTCGACCACGCCACCACCCACCGCTACGCCGACACCGCCGCCGCCCCCGAACAGGCCCAAGCCCACATCGAAAACCAACGCTGGAAACTCCCACCCGGAACCCTGCTCATCGTCGACGACGCCGACCACCTACCCCCCGACCAACTACGCCGGCTCACCCACACCGCGGCCACGGCCAACACCAAACTCATCCTCATCACCACCCCCGAGAACCACCGCCAACCCACGCACACCCTGCTCGACGTCCTGGCTGACAACCTGCCCCACACCCAACACATCGGCACCCCCACAGCCCCCACCCAGCCCCGCACTGCCATCGCCCGCGCCGAACACCACCTCGCCACAACCAATAATTCCTCCGGCGCGCGCACCCAAGCCGCCGAACTACTCACTCGTCGAAACGAACTCCTCGAACACCTTCGCGACGTCGACTCCACCCAAGTCCAACTCGACGCGATCACCCGACGCCAGCAAAGTCGCGACCGCGACAACGCCCTGACGCCAGTGTCGCTGGTCACAACGGTCCCATAG